From the genome of Lotus japonicus ecotype B-129 chromosome 6, LjGifu_v1.2, one region includes:
- the LOC130725653 gene encoding uncharacterized protein LOC130725653: MTSNQPPQPNGDRPPTPAPAAFSTYYPRTPSHSSSSATWLEGCYRCLFLLSSLLAFLALLVALVIILSVMPKKPHVNLQLVRVQYMTITADDSTASISLTLRLLLEAVNTNKVGVKYGESRFTVMYRRIPLGKASIPGFFQGAHSTKQVAATISVDRMSLLQADAADLIRNASVNDRVDFQVLGDVRAKIRILNFDSPPGGLQVSVDCAIVISPRKQSLTYKKCVN; this comes from the coding sequence ATGACCAGTAACCAACCGCCACAACCGAACGGCGACCGACCACCGACACCGGCGCCGGCCGCATTCTCAACTTACTACCCGAGGACACCttctcattcatcttcatcGGCGACGTGGTTGGAAGGCTGCTACCGCTGCCTCTTCCTGCTATCATCGCTCCTCGCATTTCTTGCGCTGTTGGTGGCGCTCGTCATCATCCTGTCGGTGATGCCCAAGAAGCCACATGTCAATCTTCAGTTAGTTAGGGTTCAATACATGACCATCACCGCCGACGACTCAACCGCCTCCATCAGCCTCACCCTTCGCCTCCTCTTGGAAGCCGTTAACACCAATAAGGTGGGGGTCAAGTACGGTGAGTCTAGGTTCACCGTCATGTACCGTAGAATCCCGCTCGGCAAAGCCTCAATTCCAGGGTTTTTCCAGGGAGCTCACAGTACGAAACAAGTGGCCGCCACCATATCCGTCGATCGCATGAGTTTGCTTCAGGCTGACGCCGCTGATTTGATCAGAAACGCTTCGGTTAACGACCGGGTCGACTTTCAGGTCTTGGGAGATGTCAGAGCTAAGATCCGGATCTTGAATTTCGATTCTCCTCCGGGTGGTCTTCAAGTTTCTGTGGATTGTGCTATAGTGATCAGTCCAAGAAAGCAATCTCTCACTTACAAGAAGTGTGTGAATTAG